In the Brassica napus cultivar Da-Ae chromosome A7, Da-Ae, whole genome shotgun sequence genome, one interval contains:
- the LOC106366785 gene encoding protein IRX15-LIKE encodes MKSGGNTNTKLILVHPYIQKQTSSNRLWLLAFVSFFTIAFLLTLLYTTDTIISSKNSTVVSSVVNSAVSNTPTSQLPTSAINALLHYASRSNDSFHMSYGEMKSISDVLRRCAPPCNLLVFGLTHETLLWKSLNHNGRTVYIEENRYYAAYFEEIHPEIEVFDVQYTTKAREARELVSAVKEAARNECRPVQNLLFSDCKLGLNDLPNHVYDLDWDVILVDGPRGDGGDVPGRMSSIFTAAVLARSKKSGGNHKTHVFVHDYYREIERLCGDEFLCRENLVESNDMLAHYVLERMDKNSTQFCRDRKKRPASPSP; translated from the coding sequence atgaaaagcgGAGGAAACACAAACACGAAGCTCATACTTGTTCATCCATACATTCAAAAACAAACAAGCTCAAATCGTCTATGGCTTCTCGCTTTTGTCTCTTTCTTCACCATCGCTTTTCTACTCACTCTACTCTACACCACCGACACCATCATCTCTTCCAAAAACAGCACCGTCGTCTCCTCCGTCGTCAACTCAGCCGTCTCCAACACTCCGACCTCTCAGTTGCCAACGAGCGCCATCAATGCTCTGCTCCACTACGCGTCGAGATCTAACGACAGCTTCCACATGTCATACGGAGAGATGAAATCGATCTCCGACGTCCTCCGCCGCTGCGCTCCGCCGTGCAATCTCCTCGTTTTCGGCCTAACGCACGAAACGCTCCTCTGGAAATCGCTGAACCACAACGGACGGACCGTGTACATCGAAGAGAACCGTTACTACGCGGCTTACTTCGAAGAAATCCACCCGGAGATCGAAGTGTTCGACGTTCAGTACACGACGAAGGCGCGCGAGGCGCGTGAGCTTGTGTCGGCGGTCAAAGAGGCGGCGAGGAACGAGTGTCGTCCCGTGCAGAATCTTCTCTTCTCCGACTGCAAACTCGGTCTCAACGACTTGCCGAACCACGTCTACGATCTCGACTGGGATGTGATCTTAGTCGACGGACCACGCGGCGACGGTGGAGATGTGCCGGGAAGGATGTCGTCGATCTTCACGGCGGCGGTCCTTGCTCGGAGCAAAAAATCCGGAGGGAATCACAAGACGCATGTGTTCGTTCACGATTATTACAGAGAGATCGAGAGACTTTGTGGCGATGAGTTTCTTTGTCGGGAGAATCTTGTGGAATCTAACGACATGCTTGCGCACTACGTTTTGGAGAGGATGGATAAGAACAGCACGCAGTTCTGTCGTGATCGTAAGAAACGCCCTGCGTCTCCGTCCCCTTGA
- the LOC106366784 gene encoding probable inactive receptor kinase At5g67200 — translation MSLKFFLFFLLLLLFLHVSAGFSSSEPNYFNSLLPSDAVALLSFKSTADLDNKLLYSLTERYDYCQWRGVKCAQGRVVRLVLSGVGLRGYFSSATLSRLDQLRVLSLENNSLFGPVPDLSALVNLKSLFLSRNEFNGPFPPSIPSLHRLMILSLSHNNFTGQIPTQITALDRLTSLNLESNRFNGTLPSLNQSFLTSFNVSVNNLTGVIPVTPTLSRFDASSFKSNPGLCGEIINRACASSRSPFFGSSNNKTSSSSSSSQAPLGQSAQAQNGGAVVISPVVSKKKGKENGLVLGFTVGLASLIVLGLCLVVFSLVIKKQTKDEIYEPSQKGDASSSSHQNQALSTRAVPVLNPNSNSSSVEKLQFRAAAATEPQSRVPNSGNLIFCGGGGEGGESSQGMYTLEQLMRASAELLGRGSVGITYKAVFDNQLIVTVKRLDAAKTAVTSEEAFENHMEIVGGLRHQNLVPIRAYFQSNGERLIIFDYQPNGSLFNLIHGSRSSRAKPLHWTSCLKIAEDVAQGLYYIHQTSSALVHGNLKSTNILLGHDFEACLTDYCLSVLTDSSSSSNDDDPDSSSYKAPEIRKSSRRPTSKCDVYSFGVLIFELLTGKNASRHPFMAPHDMLDWVRAMREEEEGAEDNRLGMMTETACLCRVTSPEQRPTMRQVIKMIQEIKESVMAEENDPFQ, via the exons atgtcactgaagttttttctcttcttcctcctcctcctcctcttcctccatgTCTCCGCCGGATTCTCATCATCGGAGCCGAACTACTTCAACTCCTTGCTTCCTTCCGACGCAGTCGCTCTACTCTCTTTCAAATCCACCGCCGATCTCGACAACAAGCTCCTGTATTCCCTCACCGAGCGTTACGACTACTGCCAATGGCGCGGCGTCAAATGCGCACAGGGCCGCGTCGTTCGCCTTGTCCTCTCCGGCGTCGGCCTCCGTGGCTACTTCTCCTCCGCCACTCTTAGCCGCCTCGACCAGCTCCGAGTCCTGAGCCTCGAGAACAACTCCCTCTTCGGCCCCGTCCCCGATCTCTCCGCTCTCGTTAACCTTAAATCTCTCTTCCTCAGCCGGAACGAGTTCAACGGACCTTTCCCTCCTTCGATTCCTTCCCTTCACCGGTTAAtgatcctctctctctcccacAACAACTTCACCGGTCAGATTCCAACTCAGATAACCGCTCTCGACCGGTTAACTTCATTAAATCTCGAGTCTAACCGCTTTAACGGCACGCTCCCGTCGCTTAACCAGTCGTTTCTGACGTCCTTCAACGTCTCCGTTAACAACTTAACGGGAGTCATCCCCGTTACACCGACTCTGTCTCGATTCGACGCGTCGTCGTTTAAGTCCAACCCGGGGCTGTGCGGGGAGATCATCAACCGAGCTTGCGCTTCTTCACGCTCTCCCTTCTTCGGGTCGAGTAACAACAAAACgtcgtcgtcttcttcctcctcgcAGGCTCCGTTGGGGCAAAGCGCGCAGGCGCAGAACGGAGGAGCGGTGGTTATCTCTCCGGTTGTTTCGAAGAAGAAAGGTAAAGAAAATGGGTTAGTACTGGGATTCACCGTCGGTCTCGCGTCGCTCATCGTCCTCGGTCTCTGCCTCGTCGTCTTCTCTCTAGTGATAAAGAAACAAACCAAAGACGAGATTTACGAACCGAGTCAAAAAGGAGACGCGTCATCCTCCTCTCACCAGAATCAAGCTCTGAGTACAAGAGCCGTACCAGTTTTGAATCCGAACTCAAACTCAAGCTCCGTGGAGAAGCTTCAGTTTCGAGCCGCCGCCGCCACGGAGCCGCAGAGCCGAGTCCCAAACAGCGGGAATCTGATCTTCTGCGGCGGGGGCGGGGAAGGAGGGGAGTCGAGTCAAGGGATGTACACTCTCGAGCAGCTGATGCGAGCCTCGGCGGAGCTTCTGGGGAGAGGATCGGTGGGGATTACGTACAAGGCGGTGTTTGATAACCAGCTCATCGTGACGGTGAAGAGACTAGACGCGGCTAAAACGGCGGTTACAAGCGAAGAGGCGTTCGAGAATCACATGGAGATTGTTGGTGGACTCAGGCACCAGAATCTTGTTCCGATTAGAGCTTACTTTCAGTCAAACGGAGAGAGACTCATCATCTTCGATTACCAACCCAATGGCAGCCTCTTCAATCTCATTCACG GTTCTAGATCCTCGAGAGCAAAGCCATTACATTGGACATCATGTTTAAAGATTGCAGAAGATGTTGCCCAAGGCTTGTACTACATTCACCAAACATCGTCAGCATTAGTCCATGGAAACCTTAAATCAACTAACATCCTCCTCGGACATGACTTCGAAGCTTGTTTAACTGATTACTGCCTCAGCGTCTTAAcagattcatcttcttcttctaatgATGATGATCCGGACTCTTCCTCTTACAAAGCCCCTGAGATCAGAAAATCATCTCGTAGACCAACTTCCAAATGCGACGTCTACTCGTTTGGTGTCTTGATCTTTGAGCTTTTGACCGGTAAGAACGCGTCCAGGCATCCGTTTATGGCGCCTCATGATATGCTTGATTGGGTTAGAGCAatgagagaagaagaggaaggagcaGAGGATAATAGGCTTGGCATGATGACTGAAACAGCTTGTCTTTGCCGTGTGACGTCGCCCGAGCAAAGACCGACGATGAGACAAGTGATCAAGATGATTCAGGAGATTAAAGAGAGTGTTATGGCGGAAGAGAACGATCCTTTCCAGTGA
- the LOC106366783 gene encoding ethylene-responsive transcription factor ERF010, translated as MEGGGVANVAVSGTTTTTRKRERPYKGIRMRKWGKWVAEIREPNKRSRLWLGSYSTPEAAARAYDTAVFYLRGPTARLNFPELLTGEKFTEEDMSAATIRKKATEVGAQVDALGSAVLDNRHRVFGQDQESCDDSKNFRRNYQNGDGEEHEDDDEDEKRLKSGGWLLERVDLNKLPDPESSDEDWESK; from the coding sequence ATGGAGGGCGGCGGAGTAGCTAACGTGGCAGTCTCCgggacgacgacgacgacgaggaagagagagagaccttaCAAGGGTATAAGGATGAGGAAGTGGGGCAAATGGGTTGCGGAGATTCGTGAGCCTAACAAGCGCTCTAGGTTATGGCTCGGCTCTTACTCCACCCCCGAGGCGGCTGCTCGAGCCTACGACACGGCGGTTTTCTACCTCAGAGGACCGACGGCGAGGCTCAACTTCCCTGAGCTTCTTACCGGAGAGAAATTTACCGAGGAGGATATGTCGGCCGCGACGATCAGGAAGAAAGCAACGGAGGTGGGTGCTCAGGTAGACGCTTTGGGCTCGGCGGTGCTAGATAACCGCCACCGTGTTTTTGGTCAGGACCAAGAGAGTTGCGATGATAGCAAGAATTTTCGTCGGAATTATCAAAACGGTGATGGAGAAGAACATGAAGACGATGATGAAGATGAGAAGAGGTTGAAGAGTGGCGGGTGGTTATTGGAACGGGTTGACTTGAATAAACTACCCGACCCGGAGAGCTCCGATGAAGACTGGGAgagcaaataa
- the LOC106362978 gene encoding uncharacterized protein LOC106362978: protein MSVAMDRAMMALNLEEDDVPFKMPNLPGISSAEENKLSLMGRLLNPECQKMSTLIYKMPRKWQKEGRIRGIALSEERFQFIFQNEHDLMDVLEKGVQTFNEWVIVMERWVENPPEDYLQYVNLWVQISKIPVNYYTEVALTALGDIVGKTIVVAFDPSKPITQPFVRVQVKFNVANPLRMAKTLDLGEGKSTVIHFDYENVQKRCFTCHRLNHEKSICPVSVKKRQEEARVRRMKIQEELSLKKPYFQEQDPLFGVLAESQVGINPATGRPRIAEEVLQEMRRYLCANTGEDQAIKIDKVIKSVQEAEKDPEVQRTFLRLEAPPEITKDLNRGKGLVFDYGKQIAEQEKQLVVHKTEKLVASAFQAYKARSLPFDGRMCNSEGSVNSKCATLSDLPTVFKSGAWEPASSGMIRKSNNPRRRPSKAVRKQRKDEGAKEEFREMIEHREGKQVSGSKKRKYEEKGEEGRSTPKACCLKAIPHEGLPNVQ from the coding sequence ATGTCTGTGGCAATGGACAGAGCTATGATGGCTCTAAATTTGGAGGAAGACGATGTTCCTTTCAAGATGCCGAACCTTCCTGGTATTAGCTCGGCTGAGGAGAACAAGCTGAGTTTGATGGGGAGACTGTTGAACCCGGAATGTCAAAAGATGTCAACTTTGATCTACAAGATGCCAAGAAAATGGCAAAAAGAAGGAAGGATCCGGGGAATCGCCTTGTCGGAAGAGCGTTTCCAGTTTATCTTTCAAAATGAGCATGATCTTATGGATGTTTTGGAAAAGGGTGTCCAGACGTTCAATGAATGGGTCATAGTGATGGAACGTTGGGTTGAGAATCCGCCTGAGGATTATCTGCAGTACGTTAATTTGTGGGTTCAAATAAGCAAGATACCGGTGAACTATTACACAGAGGTGGCTCTTACGGCTCTGGGTGATATCGTGGGTAAAACCATCGTGGTTGCCTTTGATCCGTCGAAGCCGATTACTCAACCTTTTGTGAGGGTGCAAGTCAAGTTCAATGTAGCAAATCCTCTGAGAATGGCAAAAACTCTCGATCTGGGGGAGGGCAAATCAACGGTGATTCACTTCGACTATGAAAATGTTCAGAAACGTTGCTTTACTTGTCACCGTTTGAACCATGAGAAATCCATCTGCCCTGTATCGGTGAAAAAGAGACAAGAAGAAGCCAGAGTAAGAAGGATGAAAATTCAAGAAGAGTTATCACTGAAGAAACCTTACTTTCAAGAACAGGACCCTCTCTTTGGTGTTCTGGCTGAATCTCAGGTGGGGATTAACCCGGCTACAGGGAGACCGCGAATTGCGGAGGAGGTTTTACAAGAGATGAGAAGGTATCTCTGTGCTAACACAGGGGAAGATCAAGCTATCAAGATTGACAAAGTCATAAAATCTGTGCAAGAAGCGGAAAAGGATCCGGAAGTTCAGAGGACGTTTCTACGTCTAGAAGCTCCACCTGAAATTACGAAGGATCTTAATAGAGGAAAGGGCTTGGTTTTtgactatgggaagcagatagCAGAACAGGAGAAACAATTAGTGGTGCACAAGACGGAAAAGCTGGTGGCGTCGGCGTTTCAAGCGTATAAGGCACGAAGCTTGCCTTTTGATGGGAGAATGTGCAACTCTGAGGGTAGTGTTAACAGCAAATGCGCTACTCTTTCTGATTTACCTACGGTTTTTAAGTCAGGGGCTTGGGAACCTGCATCATCCGGGATGATCAGAAAGAGTAATAACCCGAGGAGGAGACCCTCCAAGGCTGTgagaaagcaaagaaaagaTGAAGGGGCAAAAGAAGAGTTCCGTGAGATGATTGAGCACAGAGAAGGGAAACAAGTCTCAGGGTCTAAGAAGAGGAAGTATGAAGAGAAAGGGGAAGAAGGAAGATCAACACCTAAGGCGTGCTGCCTTAAGGCGATCCCACATGAGGGATTGCCCAATGTCCAATGA